The Nitratidesulfovibrio sp. SRB-5 genome includes a window with the following:
- the ybgF gene encoding tol-pal system protein YbgF, protein MQHRRLRASAALLVPALLLATVLCSGCAGQGTGQGAAQGSTEWRLRMLEEKYLSYEEARKVRDGSVDERLRALEEKQAALSARVDGDRESDGRRLDALEGALAGKTSGQPAVASPPVASGVASGDASAVPAVDADDLGAGGRRIQPEPAKSASRAVQKPEPKPAKGVSDKAAYESALNLLQRGKTDEARVRFDGFLGDYPNSALVPNALYWKGEALYAQRRYADAIVAFKEVTARFPKHHKAADSLLKIALAYKQLGDDENVRFHLKALREDHPDSPAAKLARQRFPNG, encoded by the coding sequence ATGCAGCATCGGCGGCTTCGCGCATCGGCGGCATTGCTTGTTCCGGCCCTTCTTCTCGCCACGGTCCTCTGTTCCGGCTGCGCCGGACAGGGCACAGGACAGGGCGCGGCGCAGGGCAGCACCGAATGGCGGCTGCGCATGCTGGAGGAAAAGTACCTTTCCTACGAAGAGGCCCGCAAGGTCCGCGACGGCTCGGTGGACGAGCGGTTGCGCGCGCTGGAGGAAAAGCAGGCCGCACTGTCCGCCCGCGTGGACGGCGACCGCGAATCCGATGGCCGCAGGCTCGACGCGCTGGAAGGCGCACTTGCGGGCAAGACGAGCGGGCAACCTGCCGTGGCTTCGCCCCCGGTTGCATCTGGTGTTGCGTCGGGCGATGCTTCGGCGGTACCGGCAGTCGATGCCGACGACCTGGGCGCGGGCGGGCGCCGCATCCAGCCGGAACCCGCCAAGTCCGCCTCCAGGGCCGTGCAAAAGCCGGAGCCCAAGCCTGCAAAGGGCGTCTCGGACAAGGCCGCCTACGAATCCGCCCTGAACCTGCTGCAACGCGGCAAGACCGACGAGGCCCGCGTGCGTTTTGACGGTTTTCTGGGCGATTACCCCAACAGCGCGCTGGTGCCCAACGCCCTGTACTGGAAGGGCGAGGCCCTGTACGCCCAGCGCCGCTACGCCGACGCCATCGTGGCCTTCAAGGAGGTCACCGCGCGCTTCCCCAAGCATCACAAGGCGGCGGATTCGCTGCTCAAGATCGCGCTGGCCTACAAGCAGCTGGGAGATGACGAGAACGTGCGCTTCCACCTGAAGGCGCTGCGCGAAGACCACCCCGATTCCCCGGCCGCCAAGCTGGCCCGGCAGCGCTTTCCCAACGGGTAA
- a CDS encoding PD-(D/E)XK nuclease family protein: MTGPDDILMPGAPSPARPKRPAARRAAHAPHAGRGPRPFLIFPWDTDFLAGLTATLIEATGGRPGDAVFVFPHGRPGRYLVDRIRRAPDIVRPCLLPRVFTVRQMFTLLRAHAEDPTARPARPIPLLDRVGLLMDCVRDLARPGDELYEHLAATDQRRFFPWGVRLAALMEEFFVQNRVPEDYQYMEGQVAPFAAALLGALGRIHEAYAAALTERGWTTPGFDAFRSVRLLPGPDETGRATERPDGFTLPPLLAGKRLFVAGFSTLTGTEEALFLHLWRHEGATVCLHTDASVAELGGRPVHWTCEDHVRWLTSWRAGAALACPPSGHTPSITFHEGYDLHSQLLVMERELRADSGDAPDAPSANTTPSGNLKESSLTPAIESTESSIPPAPTALTAPDADELAGTAVVLPDTGLLMPVLHHLPDKDVNISMGYPLVRSTLVRLVETLMRLQETARPAASLALPEQGPEAGPGGTFAAPGGSDAAPSTMCYHWRTVIECIRHPYLKMLELDGERPLRDLFHLMENVVRGGASYVDPRALAREVARKAPGGEHGPAAALLHRVLELCLTRWEAADTPARVADVVGALCDLLLAHGGTLWERFPIDAECLFRLMQRVIPALRDCELADTPFPREVLHTILRETLREERVPFEATPLAGLQVLGMLETRLLRFRRVIVLDATEDRLPGAPGHDPLLPDSLRAMAGLPDSRRRERVAAHNFHRLLAGAEQAVLCYQTGVDRSGLLDEKKIRSRFVEELLWREERARGGLLSPGQPPLHAAACTVRPFRSAPRPIERTTAINDALERLLDAPVSPSTLDAWLTCPVRFFHERLAGLAPPDEVNEGDDPIAVGDLLHKVLLDFHLPHKGREVRRDELSAEQLARLFLQRLGTSGLSAQLPPDALLMLEVAGPERLGRYLSRQPDRFTVLDLEEPVEATIDVPGSAGRRVRRLHGRVDRVDLRDFEDGQGAVILDYKTGKVEWKPSAWSDDALWERIEVWTPDRDPDLLADVAGALHGVQLPAYVHMYGQHSGRDVHDAAWVILRDAGQELPLFGDGTDDETRDAAITTRIPALLSFLLRHMAEAPLLLPRDGKHCDWCSCTKLCKMRA; encoded by the coding sequence GTGACCGGTCCAGACGACATCCTCATGCCCGGCGCGCCGTCCCCGGCCCGGCCCAAACGCCCTGCCGCGCGGCGCGCCGCGCATGCTCCCCATGCAGGCAGGGGCCCGCGCCCATTCCTGATCTTTCCGTGGGACACGGACTTCCTGGCCGGGCTTACCGCCACGCTCATCGAAGCCACGGGCGGCCGTCCCGGCGACGCCGTGTTCGTCTTTCCGCATGGTCGTCCCGGACGCTACCTTGTGGACCGCATCCGCCGCGCCCCGGACATCGTCCGGCCCTGTCTGCTGCCCCGCGTGTTCACGGTGCGCCAGATGTTCACCCTGCTGCGCGCCCACGCGGAAGACCCCACCGCGCGCCCGGCCCGCCCCATTCCCCTGCTGGACCGGGTGGGCCTGCTCATGGACTGCGTGCGCGACCTGGCCCGGCCCGGCGACGAATTGTACGAACACCTCGCCGCCACGGACCAGCGGCGGTTCTTTCCCTGGGGCGTACGCCTTGCCGCGCTGATGGAGGAGTTCTTCGTCCAGAACCGCGTGCCCGAAGACTACCAGTACATGGAAGGCCAGGTGGCCCCCTTTGCCGCCGCCCTGCTGGGCGCGCTGGGCCGCATCCACGAGGCGTACGCGGCTGCGCTGACGGAACGCGGCTGGACCACGCCGGGCTTCGACGCCTTCCGCTCCGTGCGCCTGCTGCCCGGCCCCGACGAAACGGGCCGCGCCACCGAACGCCCCGACGGCTTCACCCTGCCCCCGCTGCTGGCGGGCAAGCGGCTGTTCGTGGCCGGGTTTTCCACCCTCACCGGCACGGAAGAAGCGCTGTTCCTGCACCTGTGGCGGCACGAAGGGGCCACGGTGTGCCTGCACACCGACGCGTCCGTGGCGGAACTGGGCGGTCGCCCGGTGCACTGGACCTGCGAGGACCACGTGCGCTGGCTGACCTCGTGGCGCGCCGGGGCAGCGCTGGCCTGCCCGCCGTCCGGACACACCCCGTCGATCACCTTTCATGAAGGCTACGACCTGCATTCGCAATTGCTGGTCATGGAACGGGAACTGCGCGCCGATAGCGGCGATGCGCCCGACGCCCCGTCGGCCAACACGACCCCGTCCGGCAATTTGAAGGAATCGAGTCTAACGCCAGCAATCGAAAGCACCGAAAGTTCCATCCCCCCCGCCCCGACCGCCCTGACTGCCCCTGACGCCGACGAACTGGCGGGCACGGCGGTGGTGCTGCCGGACACCGGGCTGCTCATGCCCGTGCTGCACCACCTGCCGGACAAGGACGTGAACATCTCCATGGGCTATCCGCTGGTGCGCTCCACGCTGGTGCGACTGGTGGAAACCCTGATGCGCCTGCAAGAGACCGCCCGGCCCGCCGCCTCGCTGGCGCTGCCGGAGCAAGGGCCGGAAGCCGGACCGGGCGGCACGTTCGCGGCCCCGGGCGGATCGGACGCCGCGCCGTCCACCATGTGCTACCACTGGCGCACGGTCATCGAATGCATCCGCCACCCGTACCTGAAGATGCTGGAACTGGACGGCGAACGCCCCCTGCGCGACCTGTTCCACCTCATGGAAAACGTGGTGCGCGGCGGGGCCAGCTACGTGGACCCGCGCGCTCTGGCCCGCGAGGTGGCCCGGAAGGCCCCCGGCGGCGAACACGGCCCGGCGGCGGCCCTGCTGCACCGCGTGCTGGAGCTGTGCCTGACCCGCTGGGAAGCGGCGGACACCCCGGCCCGCGTGGCCGATGTGGTGGGCGCGCTGTGCGACCTGCTGCTGGCCCACGGCGGCACCCTGTGGGAACGCTTTCCCATCGACGCGGAATGCCTGTTCCGGCTCATGCAGCGGGTCATCCCCGCCCTGCGCGACTGCGAACTGGCGGACACGCCCTTCCCGCGCGAAGTGCTGCACACCATCCTGCGCGAAACCCTGCGCGAGGAACGCGTGCCCTTCGAGGCCACGCCCCTGGCCGGGTTGCAGGTACTGGGCATGCTGGAAACGCGCCTGCTGCGCTTCCGCCGGGTCATCGTGCTGGACGCCACGGAAGACCGCCTGCCCGGCGCGCCTGGGCACGACCCGCTGTTGCCCGACAGCCTGCGCGCCATGGCCGGGCTGCCCGATTCGCGCCGCCGCGAGCGGGTGGCCGCGCACAACTTCCACCGCCTGCTGGCCGGTGCGGAACAGGCCGTGCTGTGCTACCAGACCGGCGTGGACCGCAGCGGCCTGCTGGACGAAAAGAAGATCCGCAGCCGCTTTGTCGAAGAACTGCTGTGGCGCGAGGAACGGGCGCGCGGCGGCCTGCTCTCACCCGGGCAGCCCCCGCTGCATGCCGCCGCGTGCACGGTGCGTCCGTTCCGCTCCGCGCCGCGCCCCATCGAACGCACCACCGCCATCAACGATGCACTGGAACGGCTGCTGGACGCGCCCGTGTCGCCCTCTACCCTCGACGCATGGCTGACCTGCCCGGTGCGCTTCTTTCACGAACGGCTGGCCGGGCTGGCCCCGCCGGACGAGGTGAACGAAGGCGACGACCCCATTGCCGTGGGCGACCTGCTGCACAAGGTGCTGCTGGACTTTCACCTGCCCCACAAGGGACGCGAGGTGCGCCGCGACGAACTTTCCGCCGAGCAGCTTGCCCGCCTGTTCCTGCAACGGCTGGGCACCTCGGGCCTTTCCGCCCAGTTGCCGCCCGACGCCCTGCTGATGTTGGAGGTGGCCGGACCGGAACGCCTTGGCCGCTACCTGTCCCGCCAGCCGGACCGGTTCACCGTGCTGGATCTGGAAGAGCCGGTGGAGGCCACCATCGACGTGCCGGGCAGCGCGGGCCGCCGGGTGCGCCGCCTGCATGGCCGGGTGGACCGGGTGGACCTGCGCGACTTCGAAGACGGCCAGGGCGCGGTGATCCTGGACTACAAGACCGGCAAGGTGGAATGGAAGCCCTCCGCGTGGTCCGACGACGCGCTGTGGGAACGCATCGAGGTGTGGACCCCGGACCGCGACCCCGACCTGCTGGCCGACGTGGCCGGTGCCCTGCACGGCGTGCAGTTGCCCGCCTACGTCCACATGTACGGACAGCATTCCGGGCGCGACGTGCACGACGCCGCCTGGGTCATCCTGCGCGACGCCGGGCAGGAACTGCCCCTGTTCGGCGACGGCACGGACGACGAAACCCGCGATGCGGCCATCACCACCCGCATTCCCGCCCTGCTCTCCTTCCTGTTGCGGCACATGGCCGAAGCGCCGTTGCTGCTGCCACGCGACGGCAAACATTGCGACTGGTGCTCTTGCACGAAACTGTGTAAAATGCGCGCCTGA
- a CDS encoding tyrosine recombinase XerC produces MFLAHLGMEKGYADATVTAYGTDMDQFAAFLKDAADGPAIPGRPSLPNPAPSFVTLSLDTPEHITKRHVQRFLAELHRQRIAKSSVARKLSALRAFFRFLLRLRRVTADPTAGVHNPKQDQRHPHALNVDQAFALLDERRQRKALATAHATAHAGHGADSGPADAVLLARDLALAELLYGSGLRVSEALELNVLDADPASGVVRVMGKGGRERMSPLSDTARDALSAWLAVRHQVDEGRGEPALFLGARGGRLNRRQAARIIETLCLRAGLPQAISPHGLRHSFATHLLEAGADLRSVQELLGHARLSTTQRYTHLTLSRLVDVYDRAHPRSDLASPSGKTPQPKPAATPEKPARAATPRKGGKPTPKR; encoded by the coding sequence ATGTTCCTGGCCCACCTGGGCATGGAAAAGGGATATGCCGATGCCACGGTGACCGCCTACGGCACGGACATGGACCAGTTCGCGGCGTTTCTGAAGGACGCTGCCGACGGCCCGGCCATTCCCGGCAGGCCGTCCTTGCCGAATCCCGCGCCGTCCTTCGTCACGCTGTCCCTGGATACCCCGGAACACATCACCAAGCGCCACGTGCAGCGATTCCTGGCCGAGTTGCACCGCCAGCGCATCGCCAAGTCCAGCGTGGCCCGCAAGCTGTCGGCACTGCGGGCGTTCTTTCGCTTTCTGTTGCGGCTGCGCCGGGTCACGGCAGACCCCACGGCGGGCGTGCACAATCCCAAGCAGGATCAGCGCCACCCCCATGCCCTGAACGTGGACCAGGCCTTCGCCCTGCTGGACGAACGGCGGCAGCGCAAGGCGCTGGCCACTGCGCATGCCACGGCCCACGCCGGACACGGCGCGGATTCCGGCCCCGCCGATGCGGTTCTGCTGGCGCGCGACCTGGCACTGGCAGAACTGCTGTACGGCTCCGGCCTGCGCGTGTCCGAGGCGCTGGAACTGAACGTGCTGGACGCGGACCCGGCGTCGGGCGTGGTGCGGGTGATGGGCAAGGGCGGTCGCGAGCGCATGAGCCCGCTCAGCGACACGGCCCGTGATGCGTTGTCTGCCTGGCTGGCCGTGCGCCATCAGGTGGACGAGGGCCGGGGCGAACCCGCCCTGTTCCTGGGCGCGCGGGGCGGACGCCTGAACCGGCGGCAGGCCGCGCGGATCATCGAGACCCTGTGCCTGCGGGCCGGGTTGCCTCAGGCCATCTCCCCGCACGGACTGCGCCATTCCTTCGCAACCCACCTGCTGGAGGCCGGGGCCGACCTGCGCAGCGTGCAGGAACTGCTGGGCCACGCCCGGCTTTCCACCACCCAGCGGTACACCCACCTGACTCTTTCGCGCCTTGTGGACGTATACGACCGGGCACACCCCCGTTCCGATCTTGCGTCACCGTCGGGCAAGACGCCGCAACCAAAGCCCGCCGCAACGCCGGAAAAACCGGCCCGCGCCGCCACGCCCCGCAAGGGCGGCAAGCCCACGCCCAAGCGGTAG
- a CDS encoding HDOD domain-containing protein: MSEDLRTIYKGRLLAVKDLPTLPTALQEVSRLLELPNTTTDQVAKVISFDQVLAAKVLKMVNSPIYGFPGRIGTVKHALVLLGFNVIRGLIISTSVYDDMNRAMRGLWDHSVGCSLACGELARALGMKDPEEYAVAGLLHDLGKVVSALQLPEAKARVDAVVQDQDLPYIDAETQVLGFGHDRINAWLAEHWNLPPAIREGMAFHHKPMSARIYPQMACVVHVGNFMARLFEYGSGGDDNVPQLSPHALKLLGMNQNALEGLLDTLCEKFADAGELGFA; the protein is encoded by the coding sequence ATGAGCGAAGACCTGCGCACCATTTACAAGGGCCGCCTGCTGGCGGTGAAGGACCTGCCCACGCTTCCCACGGCGTTGCAGGAAGTCTCGCGCCTGCTGGAGTTGCCCAATACCACCACCGACCAGGTGGCCAAGGTCATTTCCTTCGACCAGGTGCTGGCGGCCAAGGTGCTGAAGATGGTCAACTCGCCCATCTACGGCTTTCCGGGGCGCATAGGCACGGTAAAGCACGCCCTGGTGCTGCTGGGGTTCAACGTCATCCGGGGGCTGATCATCTCCACCTCGGTCTATGACGACATGAACCGCGCCATGCGCGGCCTGTGGGACCACAGCGTGGGCTGCTCGCTGGCCTGCGGCGAACTGGCCCGCGCGCTGGGCATGAAGGACCCGGAGGAGTACGCCGTGGCCGGGCTGCTGCACGACCTGGGCAAGGTGGTGTCGGCCCTGCAACTGCCCGAGGCCAAGGCCAGGGTGGACGCGGTGGTGCAGGACCAGGACCTGCCGTACATCGACGCGGAAACGCAGGTGCTCGGCTTCGGGCATGACCGCATCAACGCCTGGCTGGCCGAACACTGGAACCTGCCCCCGGCCATCCGCGAGGGCATGGCCTTCCACCACAAGCCCATGAGCGCGCGCATCTACCCGCAGATGGCCTGCGTGGTGCATGTGGGCAACTTCATGGCCCGGCTGTTCGAGTACGGATCCGGCGGGGACGACAACGTGCCGCAACTTTCGCCGCACGCGCTGAAGCTGCTGGGCATGAACCAGAACGCGCTGGAAGGTCTGCTGGACACCCTGTGCGAGAAATTCGCCGATGCCGGGGAACTGGGCTTTGCATGA
- a CDS encoding NAD(P)H-dependent flavin oxidoreductase translates to MPFPTLNIGDLVARIPIVQGGMGVGISLSRLASAVANEGGIGVIAAAMIGMKEPDVAKNPIEANVRALRRELQKAREMTQGIVGVNIMVALTTFGEMVRTSIEERADIIFSGAGLPLDLPRHLREACDQKKEEFRTKLVPIVSSARAASVIAKKWITRFDYVPDAFVVEGPKAGGHLGFKAEEIDDPNHSLEAVIPQVVEAVKPFEDQKGCRIPVIAAGGVYTGEDITRFMELGAAGVQMGTRFVATHECDADDRFKQAYVDATEQDVTIIKSPVGMPGRAIGNSFIDSMREGAKKPFKCVFKCISTCEQEQTPYCIAAALINAMKGNLEKGFAFSGANVFRVDRIQSVHDLVSSLQQEFEEAISKRFGMLRA, encoded by the coding sequence ATGCCTTTTCCGACCCTGAACATTGGCGACCTGGTCGCCCGCATACCCATCGTGCAAGGCGGCATGGGCGTCGGCATCTCGCTGTCGCGCCTGGCGTCCGCCGTGGCCAACGAAGGCGGCATCGGCGTCATCGCCGCCGCCATGATCGGGATGAAAGAGCCCGACGTTGCCAAGAACCCCATCGAAGCCAACGTCCGCGCCCTGCGCCGCGAGCTGCAAAAGGCCCGCGAAATGACACAGGGCATCGTGGGCGTGAACATCATGGTGGCCCTGACCACCTTTGGCGAAATGGTGCGTACCTCCATCGAGGAGAGGGCCGACATCATCTTCTCCGGCGCGGGCCTGCCGCTGGACCTGCCCCGGCACCTGCGCGAGGCCTGCGACCAGAAGAAGGAAGAATTCCGCACCAAGCTCGTGCCCATCGTGTCGTCCGCCCGGGCGGCCTCGGTCATCGCCAAGAAGTGGATCACCCGCTTCGACTACGTGCCCGACGCCTTCGTGGTGGAAGGCCCCAAGGCTGGCGGGCACCTCGGCTTCAAGGCCGAAGAGATCGACGACCCCAACCATTCGCTGGAAGCGGTCATTCCGCAGGTGGTGGAAGCGGTGAAACCCTTCGAGGACCAGAAGGGCTGCCGCATTCCGGTCATTGCCGCTGGCGGCGTGTACACCGGCGAGGACATCACCCGGTTCATGGAACTGGGCGCCGCCGGGGTGCAGATGGGCACCCGCTTCGTGGCCACCCACGAATGCGATGCCGACGACCGCTTCAAGCAGGCCTACGTGGACGCCACCGAGCAGGACGTGACCATCATCAAGAGCCCCGTGGGCATGCCGGGCCGCGCCATCGGCAACTCGTTCATCGATTCCATGCGCGAAGGCGCGAAAAAGCCCTTCAAGTGCGTGTTCAAGTGCATCAGCACCTGCGAGCAGGAGCAGACCCCGTATTGCATCGCCGCCGCGCTGATCAACGCCATGAAGGGGAACCTGGAGAAGGGGTTTGCCTTCTCGGGCGCCAATGTGTTCCGGGTGGATCGCATCCAGTCGGTGCACGATCTGGTTTCCTCGCTCCAGCAGGAGTTCGAGGAGGCTATCTCCAAGCGCTTCGGCATGTTGCGCGCGTAG
- a CDS encoding diguanylate cyclase: MSTRPLGFGDAAAASVPRCWLVTADGGLAATVRALWAAGGGPEGQCAASSRPMDWRVFDNGRAVLEQFFLDPPDLLLVSAALPDMSGVSLIQLVKGENVYRQVATLLALSAPEMAGVDWQGVEADDFMVLPSVPVSAEGAGCAPLPPPLTTELTARIELALTRAGRALDASPLTKLPGNTSIIKFIQGLIDRRMDFALAYADLDNFKAFNDKYGFSRGDEVLMLTARLLATTAREVRGQPAFVGHVGGDDFVFVTPVDEAEDACRRVVGAFDAIVPGFYDADDRERGAIVAHDRQGQVRTFPLMAVSIAVVCNRPGDGFSLAHYGEASYRASQVKKLAKDRTGSCYVFDRRQA, translated from the coding sequence ATGAGTACGCGCCCCTTGGGGTTCGGCGACGCAGCAGCGGCAAGCGTGCCGCGCTGCTGGCTGGTCACGGCGGACGGTGGCCTGGCCGCCACCGTGCGCGCCTTGTGGGCGGCGGGCGGCGGCCCGGAGGGACAGTGCGCGGCGTCGTCCCGGCCCATGGACTGGCGGGTGTTCGACAACGGGCGGGCCGTGCTGGAACAGTTTTTTCTCGATCCGCCGGACCTGCTGCTGGTTTCCGCCGCGCTTCCGGACATGTCCGGCGTGTCGCTGATCCAGTTGGTGAAGGGCGAGAACGTGTATCGCCAGGTGGCCACGCTGCTGGCCCTGAGCGCACCGGAAATGGCCGGGGTGGACTGGCAGGGCGTGGAAGCCGACGATTTCATGGTGCTGCCCTCCGTGCCGGTCTCGGCAGAGGGTGCAGGCTGCGCGCCCCTGCCGCCCCCGCTGACCACGGAACTCACGGCGCGCATCGAACTGGCCCTCACCCGCGCGGGCCGTGCCCTGGACGCCAGTCCGCTGACCAAGCTGCCGGGCAACACCTCGATCATCAAGTTCATCCAGGGGCTCATCGACCGGCGCATGGATTTCGCGCTGGCCTACGCGGACCTCGACAATTTCAAGGCCTTCAACGACAAGTACGGCTTTTCGCGTGGCGACGAAGTGCTCATGCTCACCGCGCGGCTGCTGGCCACCACGGCGCGCGAGGTGCGCGGCCAGCCCGCCTTCGTGGGGCATGTGGGCGGCGACGACTTTGTCTTCGTGACGCCCGTGGACGAGGCGGAAGACGCCTGCCGCCGCGTGGTGGGAGCCTTCGACGCCATCGTGCCCGGCTTCTACGACGCGGACGACCGCGAGCGCGGGGCCATCGTGGCCCATGACCGGCAGGGGCAGGTGCGCACCTTTCCGCTGATGGCCGTTTCCATCGCCGTGGTGTGCAACCGGCCCGGCGACGGGTTTTCGCTGGCCCACTACGGCGAGGCCTCGTACCGGGCAAGCCAGGTCAAGAAGCTGGCCAAGGACAGGACGGGCAGCTGCTATGTCTTCGACCGGCGACAGGCGTGA
- the dprA gene encoding DNA-processing protein DprA: protein MPAFVDLDEAGRAELWAALALRHSPGIGPRTVRRLLAGLGSALAAVQAADRGGHDWTLAGVRPHMAAPVARGVWRDTARQEWDAVRACRCSILLWTDPRYPARLREVFDAPAVLYCRGDASLLANHAVAVVGSRLSSRAGRGVAADIAYSLSAAGVTVVSGLARGIDREAHVAALEEVGSTIGVLGTGIDVVYPPEHAELFERMEATGLLVSEYAPGTLPLPAHFPVRNRIISGFSVGVLVVEAAARSGSLITARLALEQGREVYAVPGPATAQYTCGCRGLIEQGARPVATAEDMLADLAPVLGMELAALAAPCPPPGWGGWGGWGGRDDAPLDEVFSQDFSPNPVSPVSPGAPNAATDRNAATGALPDSIRPIPYDAASQPLKLSGGTAVVPDGQAMQPSTEPVAVHPPVPGPAGLAGGRGVSADPAPTSRASAHAAAAPPATLPASPGLSGAHPAPRQSRIRKSAPPAPCPSCGSGGTGTGGGPDDAILAFLHGRPGAHVDDICRALSMGAADVSCRLVLLEVKGGVRRLPGMRYERM from the coding sequence TTGCCCGCTTTTGTCGATCTGGACGAGGCGGGCCGCGCCGAATTGTGGGCCGCGCTGGCCTTGCGCCACAGCCCCGGCATCGGGCCGCGCACGGTGCGTCGCCTGCTGGCCGGGCTGGGGTCGGCGCTGGCCGCCGTGCAGGCTGCGGACCGGGGCGGGCACGACTGGACGCTGGCGGGGGTGCGACCGCACATGGCCGCGCCGGTGGCGCGCGGCGTGTGGCGCGACACGGCCCGGCAGGAATGGGACGCGGTGCGCGCCTGCCGCTGCTCCATCCTGCTGTGGACCGACCCGCGCTACCCGGCACGCCTGCGCGAAGTTTTCGACGCACCTGCCGTGCTGTACTGCCGGGGCGACGCATCGCTGCTGGCCAACCACGCCGTGGCGGTGGTGGGTTCGCGCCTGTCCTCGCGGGCCGGGCGCGGGGTGGCCGCCGACATCGCCTACAGCCTTTCGGCGGCGGGCGTCACCGTGGTTTCCGGTCTTGCGCGCGGCATCGACCGCGAGGCCCACGTGGCCGCGCTGGAAGAGGTGGGCTCCACCATCGGCGTGCTGGGCACGGGCATCGACGTGGTCTACCCGCCGGAGCACGCGGAACTGTTCGAACGCATGGAAGCCACGGGGCTGCTGGTGTCGGAATACGCCCCCGGCACGCTGCCCCTGCCCGCGCACTTTCCCGTGCGCAACCGGATCATCAGCGGATTTTCGGTGGGGGTGCTGGTGGTGGAGGCGGCAGCCCGCAGCGGCAGCCTGATCACCGCGCGCCTGGCCCTGGAGCAGGGCCGCGAGGTGTACGCCGTGCCCGGACCGGCCACGGCCCAGTACACCTGCGGCTGCCGGGGGCTCATCGAGCAGGGGGCACGGCCCGTGGCCACGGCGGAAGACATGCTGGCGGACCTGGCCCCGGTGCTGGGCATGGAACTGGCCGCGCTGGCCGCGCCGTGTCCGCCTCCCGGTTGGGGAGGTTGGGGAGGTTGGGGCGGTCGGGACGACGCTCCGCTGGACGAGGTGTTTTCGCAGGACTTTTCGCCCAATCCGGTGTCTCCGGTGTCTCCGGGTGCCCCGAACGCCGCTACGGACAGAAATGCGGCAACAGGGGCACTCCCCGACAGCATCAGGCCCATTCCGTATGATGCCGCCAGCCAGCCACTTAAGCTTTCCGGCGGAACAGCCGTAGTACCTGACGGACAGGCCATGCAGCCATCAACGGAACCCGTTGCCGTGCATCCTCCGGTGCCCGGTCCGGCTGGCCTTGCAGGGGGGCGGGGAGTATCCGCCGACCCGGCGCCGACATCCCGGGCTTCCGCGCACGCAGCGGCGGCCCCACCGGCAACGCTGCCCGCTTCACCTGGCCTGTCCGGGGCCCATCCGGCACCGCGCCAGTCGCGCATCCGCAAGTCGGCACCCCCCGCACCGTGCCCGTCCTGTGGCAGCGGCGGCACCGGTACCGGCGGTGGTCCGGATGACGCCATCCTGGCCTTCCTGCACGGTCGCCCCGGCGCCCACGTGGACGACATCTGCCGCGCGTTGTCCATGGGGGCGGCGGACGTCAGCTGCCGACTGGTGTTGCTGGAGGTAAAGGGCGGGGTTCGCCGGTTGCCCGGCATGCGCTACGAGCGTATGTAG